The following coding sequences lie in one Listeria ivanovii subsp. londoniensis genomic window:
- the dinB gene encoding DNA polymerase IV, with product MDTSRKIIHIDMDAFYASVEQRDHPAFRGKPLIIGGDPNKRGVVSTCSYEARKFGVHSAMPTKQAVKLCPHGIFIHGNMSHYVEVSGQIREIFSRYTDIIEPLSLDEAYLDVTENKKGMKSATLIARDIQQTIYRELGLTASAGVSFNKFIAKIASDFQKPAGITVVSPDEAEAFLEKIPVTKFYGVGKVTAEKLHRLGIETGADLKKWSEWDLIRELHKQGYHLYRHVRGRSNNVVNPHRDRKSVGKETTFEFNILDERILEQNLMIFAKKVEERLTKLQKHGKTVVLKLRYSDFTTVTKRLTLNEYIHDAKQIYQAAALLLSETYTGKESIRLIGLTVTNLKPVHFENLRLEGL from the coding sequence ATGGATACGAGTAGGAAGATTATTCATATTGATATGGATGCTTTTTATGCATCTGTGGAACAGCGAGACCATCCTGCGTTTCGCGGGAAACCATTAATTATTGGTGGGGATCCAAATAAGCGGGGGGTCGTTTCTACTTGTTCTTATGAAGCACGTAAATTCGGGGTACATTCAGCAATGCCGACTAAGCAAGCTGTAAAACTATGTCCGCATGGTATTTTCATTCATGGGAATATGTCTCATTATGTTGAAGTGTCTGGACAAATACGCGAAATATTTTCCAGGTATACAGATATAATAGAACCACTTTCTTTGGATGAAGCCTATTTAGATGTTACGGAAAACAAAAAAGGAATGAAATCAGCAACACTTATTGCTCGAGACATTCAACAAACGATTTATCGTGAACTTGGACTAACTGCATCTGCTGGTGTTTCTTTCAATAAATTTATCGCCAAAATCGCCTCGGATTTCCAAAAGCCGGCGGGGATAACTGTGGTATCACCGGATGAGGCTGAAGCTTTTTTAGAAAAAATTCCAGTAACAAAATTTTATGGTGTAGGGAAAGTAACTGCGGAGAAACTTCATCGCTTAGGAATAGAAACGGGGGCGGATTTGAAGAAGTGGAGTGAGTGGGATTTAATTCGTGAACTACACAAGCAAGGTTATCATCTATACCGCCATGTTAGAGGACGATCTAATAACGTGGTGAATCCACATCGTGACCGCAAATCTGTTGGAAAAGAAACTACTTTTGAATTCAATATATTAGACGAACGAATATTAGAGCAGAATTTAATGATATTTGCGAAAAAAGTAGAAGAACGGCTTACAAAGTTGCAAAAGCACGGTAAAACAGTTGTGCTTAAATTACGGTATAGTGATTTTACTACGGTTACAAAACGGCTGACATTAAATGAATATATCCATGATGCCAAGCAAATTTATCAAGCTGCAGCATTACTTTTAAGCGAAACTTATACTGGGAAAGAAAGTATTCGTTTGATTGGGCTTACTGTGACTAACTTAAAGCCAGTTCATTTTGAGAATTTGCGATTAGAAGGATTATAA
- a CDS encoding MFS transporter — translation MATTAYKGTNKLIVGIVFGVITFWLFAQSMVNIVPDVQADLGISPSLLSIAISLTALFSGIFIVVAGGLADKFGRMKLTYIGLILSIIGSLLLVITQGATLLIIGRIIQGLSAACIMPATLALMKTYFDGADRQRALSYWSIGSWGGSGICSFAGGAIATYMGWRWIFIFSIAFALLGMLLIKGTPESKVVQNTKAKFDSFGLVLFVIAMVCLNLIITRGSTFGWTSPTTIIMLVVFLVSAGLFFRVELRQANGFIDFSLFQNKAYTGATLSNFLLNAAAGTLVVANTYVQVGRGFTAFQSGLLSIGYLVCVLGMIRIGEKILQRVGARKPMILGSAITAVGIGLMALTFIPGVLYTVLVFIGFALFGVGLGMYATPSTDTAISNAPEDKVGVASGIYKMASSLGGSFGVAISATIYGVITLAGNVDLAAMVGLFTNVAFCLVSLISVVVTTPKAKKAAPLKTAKE, via the coding sequence ATGGCAACAACAGCATATAAAGGAACAAATAAACTAATTGTGGGGATTGTATTCGGTGTTATTACATTTTGGCTGTTCGCTCAATCGATGGTTAATATCGTACCAGATGTTCAAGCTGATCTGGGGATTTCACCAAGTCTATTAAGCATCGCCATCAGCTTAACTGCTCTATTCTCAGGTATTTTCATCGTTGTAGCTGGTGGATTAGCTGATAAATTCGGTCGAATGAAATTAACATATATCGGTCTTATTCTTAGTATTATCGGTTCTTTACTTCTTGTTATTACACAAGGCGCAACATTATTAATTATTGGACGTATTATTCAAGGGCTTTCCGCTGCTTGTATTATGCCTGCAACACTAGCACTTATGAAAACATATTTTGACGGTGCGGATAGACAAAGAGCACTTAGTTATTGGTCGATTGGTTCATGGGGCGGTTCAGGAATTTGTTCTTTCGCCGGTGGGGCCATCGCTACTTACATGGGCTGGCGCTGGATTTTCATTTTCTCTATCGCATTCGCACTACTAGGTATGTTATTAATTAAAGGTACACCAGAAAGTAAAGTTGTTCAAAATACAAAAGCAAAATTTGATTCTTTCGGACTTGTTCTTTTTGTTATCGCAATGGTTTGTTTAAATCTTATTATTACTCGTGGTTCTACATTTGGTTGGACAAGCCCAACTACAATTATCATGCTTGTTGTTTTCCTTGTTTCAGCAGGACTATTTTTCCGCGTAGAACTTCGCCAAGCAAATGGATTTATCGATTTTTCTTTGTTCCAAAACAAAGCCTATACTGGCGCAACTCTTTCTAACTTCTTATTAAATGCAGCAGCAGGAACACTTGTTGTCGCAAACACATATGTACAAGTTGGACGTGGTTTCACAGCATTCCAATCTGGCTTATTATCCATCGGGTACCTAGTTTGTGTACTTGGAATGATTCGGATTGGTGAAAAAATTCTACAACGAGTTGGTGCACGTAAACCGATGATTCTTGGATCTGCAATTACAGCTGTTGGTATCGGACTTATGGCACTTACATTTATTCCAGGTGTACTTTATACCGTTCTTGTATTTATTGGTTTTGCCTTATTTGGAGTTGGTCTTGGTATGTATGCAACCCCTTCCACAGATACAGCGATTTCCAATGCACCAGAAGATAAAGTAGGGGTAGCTTCTGGTATTTATAAAATGGCTAGTTCTTTAGGTGGCTCTTTCGGAGTAGCGATTTCAGCTACTATCTACGGTGTCATTACTCTCGCAGGAAATGTTGATTTAGCAGCAATGGTTGGCTTATTTACAAATGTAGCATTCTGTCTTGTGTCGCTTATCTCTGTTGTTGTAACTACACCGAAAGCGAAAAAAGCTGCACCACTTAAAACGGCAAAAGAATAA
- a CDS encoding toxic anion resistance protein: MTEKKPSEETNELKDLVIEKEFNQTLDDLLANPFGTEGESAATIVNNETDAAPRLVDMLTETNKKQALELSKQIEPGNQAAILGYGAPAQAKLHDFSHSMLAHVQKQDVGPIGDIISDLMYRLQEADPDELAARNKNVFTKMFHRVKQSINEITSKYQKIGTQIDRIALKLEHSKKRLIEDNSFLEQLYDKNKDYFQALNIYIAAGELKLEEINTKMLPELRKKAEQTGDQMDYQEVNDLTQFADRLDKRVYDLRLSRQITIQQAPQIRLIQNTNQALAEKIQSSIMTAIPLWKNQVAIALTLLRQQQAVAAQRQVSETTNELLKRNADMLKTNAIETARENERGIVDIETLKETQSSLIETLQETLKIQQEGRAKRAVAEKELVTMEQELKERLLEMK, translated from the coding sequence CCAAACGTTAGACGATCTCCTTGCTAATCCTTTTGGAACGGAAGGTGAATCTGCGGCAACTATCGTTAACAATGAAACAGACGCTGCTCCTCGCCTAGTAGACATGCTAACGGAAACAAATAAAAAACAAGCACTAGAATTATCCAAACAAATCGAACCAGGTAACCAAGCTGCAATTCTTGGATACGGAGCACCTGCTCAAGCTAAACTGCATGACTTTTCGCATTCAATGCTTGCTCATGTGCAAAAACAAGATGTTGGTCCAATTGGAGATATTATTAGTGATTTAATGTATCGCCTACAAGAAGCAGATCCCGACGAATTAGCTGCTCGCAACAAAAATGTTTTCACAAAAATGTTCCACCGAGTAAAGCAATCTATCAATGAAATTACTTCTAAATATCAAAAAATTGGTACCCAAATTGACCGCATCGCGTTGAAACTGGAACACTCCAAAAAGCGTTTGATTGAAGATAACTCTTTTCTTGAACAGCTTTATGATAAGAATAAAGATTATTTCCAAGCACTTAATATCTACATTGCTGCTGGAGAACTGAAATTAGAAGAAATTAATACGAAAATGCTCCCAGAACTTCGCAAAAAAGCGGAACAAACCGGTGATCAAATGGATTACCAAGAAGTAAATGACTTAACTCAATTTGCGGATCGCCTTGATAAACGCGTATATGATTTACGTTTAAGTCGTCAAATCACTATTCAACAAGCACCGCAAATCCGCTTAATTCAAAATACGAACCAAGCACTTGCAGAAAAAATTCAATCATCCATCATGACGGCTATTCCACTTTGGAAAAACCAAGTGGCTATCGCGCTTACCTTGCTTCGTCAACAACAAGCTGTCGCGGCACAGCGTCAAGTATCTGAAACAACCAATGAACTATTGAAACGTAACGCCGATATGCTGAAAACGAACGCTATCGAAACAGCTCGTGAAAATGAAAGGGGCATCGTTGACATCGAAACCCTAAAAGAAACACAATCAAGTTTAATCGAAACATTACAAGAAACATTAAAAATCCAACAAGAAGGCCGTGCTAAACGTGCTGTAGCAGAAAAAGAATTAGTGACTATGGAACAAGAACTAAAAGAACGTTTGCTTGAAATGAAATAA
- a CDS encoding aryl-sulfate sulfotransferase — translation MKKTQKQKFFFLLLISSVVIILAGGIGYYFYQDKTEASEQDYYMMDTDLVDEQTKIEKQLKESSANSTLENPYIKLNPYGSSPLTALLLFDTDEKMKITVEVEGKNTDTTIQSEVNADYITHHQVAVLGLYADKANKVKIIAVTQDGKKIEKTVTIQTDKLPDEMPEIDVTSSDTTQMEQTGNQLTFITPSTKYAYGVDSNGDVRWYSTKYNSHVFKELENGHLLYLTKYDNTDDTYSLLLETDYLGKIYHAYSMTTEAESEQSGSSSKSAIHHDAIELPSGNLLLTINDDTKYMEDTMIEIDRQTGEVVKTIDLKDILPEEFYQDYKARSDGKVDWFHQNAIWYDESDDSIVISSRSQDTIMKLDYDTTKIKWILSDKEGWPASYKKYLLDSTGTNFKYPAGQHAVEILPDQDDNPDTVDILLYDNNVVVTRGDEDVSGEYSEAVQYRINEKNKKVEIVFSYGKALGDDYWTEIVGGSRHMETTGNYLINFGHRKNGKESSILEVNQEGDIVFEMNLTDFPDSAWAYRAERLSLYPTSYHFQFTQDK, via the coding sequence ATGAAAAAAACACAAAAGCAAAAATTTTTTTTTCTTCTCCTCATTTCTAGTGTTGTTATTATACTGGCAGGTGGGATAGGCTATTATTTTTATCAAGATAAAACGGAAGCCTCTGAGCAAGATTATTATATGATGGATACAGATCTTGTGGATGAACAAACAAAAATAGAAAAGCAATTAAAAGAAAGTAGTGCAAATAGTACGCTGGAAAATCCTTACATTAAATTAAACCCATACGGATCAAGTCCGCTAACAGCACTTCTTTTATTTGATACAGATGAAAAAATGAAAATTACGGTAGAAGTGGAAGGAAAAAATACCGACACAACTATTCAGTCAGAAGTGAATGCGGACTATATAACACACCATCAAGTAGCAGTGCTTGGTCTTTACGCAGATAAAGCAAATAAGGTCAAAATTATAGCGGTAACGCAAGATGGCAAAAAAATAGAAAAAACAGTGACTATTCAAACGGATAAACTACCAGATGAAATGCCGGAAATCGATGTTACTTCTAGTGATACGACACAAATGGAGCAAACGGGTAATCAATTAACATTCATTACCCCAAGTACAAAATATGCATATGGTGTAGATTCAAACGGTGATGTTCGCTGGTATTCGACAAAATACAATAGCCACGTGTTTAAAGAATTAGAAAATGGGCATTTATTATACTTAACAAAATATGACAATACCGATGATACGTATTCATTACTTTTAGAAACCGATTACTTAGGCAAAATTTATCATGCCTACTCAATGACAACAGAAGCAGAAAGTGAACAATCAGGCTCTTCATCTAAATCAGCAATTCATCATGATGCCATCGAACTACCATCAGGAAACTTACTTTTAACCATTAATGATGATACGAAATATATGGAAGATACGATGATTGAAATTGACCGGCAAACTGGCGAAGTTGTGAAAACAATTGATTTGAAAGATATTTTACCAGAAGAATTTTACCAAGATTATAAAGCGCGCTCAGATGGGAAAGTAGACTGGTTCCATCAAAATGCCATTTGGTACGATGAAAGTGATGACAGTATTGTTATTTCCAGTCGTAGCCAAGACACAATTATGAAACTTGATTATGATACAACTAAAATCAAATGGATTCTTTCTGATAAGGAAGGTTGGCCAGCTTCTTATAAAAAATATTTACTTGATTCAACAGGTACAAACTTTAAATATCCTGCGGGTCAACATGCAGTAGAAATTTTACCAGATCAAGATGATAATCCAGATACAGTAGATATTTTGCTTTATGATAACAATGTGGTTGTTACACGTGGTGATGAAGACGTATCAGGTGAATATAGTGAAGCAGTTCAATATCGAATTAATGAAAAAAATAAGAAAGTAGAAATAGTCTTTTCATACGGTAAAGCTTTAGGGGATGATTACTGGACAGAAATAGTTGGTGGCTCACGGCATATGGAAACTACTGGTAATTACTTGATTAACTTTGGACATCGGAAAAACGGCAAAGAAAGTAGTATTTTAGAAGTTAATCAAGAAGGGGATATAGTGTTTGAAATGAACTTAACAGATTTTCCGGATTCTGCCTGGGCTTATCGAGCTGAAAGGCTTAGTTTATATCCAACAAGCTACCATTTTCAATTTACGCAAGATAAATAA
- a CDS encoding M20 family metallopeptidase, which produces MKEKLFQKLDEKQSRMIEIRRYLHEHPELSFQEKDTAKYIADFYKEMDCDVRTHVGGNGVVVTIDTGKPGKTLAIRADFDALPIQEETGLPFASKNPGVMHACGHDGHTAYMLILGETLIEMKDELTGKMVILHQHAEETPPGGAIQMIGDGALDGVDNVLGIHVMSTMKTGEVYYREGAIQTGRSYFKLKVQGQGGHGSSPHLANDAIVAASEFVVAVQTIISRRLNPFDVGSITIGSFDGKGSFNVIKDAVELEGDVRSMSEETRNTIEKEVKRIASGLEAMFGVTCELDYKNDYPVLNNDEALTDFVVKSLKDAAIPEVTDIVRCEPQPPSEDFAYYAKERPSVFFYVGAMPADGHYYPHHHPKFDINEDALLIASKAMGACVLDYLKGENN; this is translated from the coding sequence ATGAAAGAAAAGTTATTCCAAAAACTAGATGAAAAACAAAGTCGGATGATAGAAATTCGTCGTTATTTGCATGAGCATCCTGAACTTTCGTTTCAAGAAAAAGATACAGCAAAATACATTGCTGACTTTTATAAAGAAATGGATTGTGATGTGCGTACGCATGTGGGAGGAAATGGTGTTGTTGTAACAATTGATACTGGCAAACCTGGAAAAACACTAGCAATTCGTGCAGACTTTGATGCTTTACCAATTCAGGAAGAAACTGGCTTACCTTTTGCTTCTAAAAATCCTGGAGTTATGCACGCTTGTGGTCATGATGGACATACAGCTTACATGTTGATTTTGGGAGAAACACTAATTGAGATGAAAGATGAGCTAACTGGGAAAATGGTAATCTTACATCAACATGCAGAAGAAACGCCTCCTGGTGGCGCAATACAAATGATTGGCGATGGGGCACTGGACGGAGTGGACAATGTACTCGGAATTCATGTTATGTCCACAATGAAAACTGGGGAAGTATATTACCGTGAAGGAGCTATTCAAACAGGTCGTTCTTACTTTAAATTAAAAGTACAAGGCCAGGGTGGACACGGTTCTTCCCCGCATTTAGCAAACGATGCGATTGTAGCAGCAAGTGAATTTGTTGTAGCAGTTCAAACAATTATTAGTCGCCGTTTAAATCCGTTTGATGTTGGTTCAATTACGATTGGTTCTTTTGATGGTAAAGGTAGTTTCAATGTGATTAAAGACGCTGTGGAACTTGAAGGCGATGTTCGCTCCATGTCTGAAGAAACACGAAATACAATCGAAAAAGAAGTAAAACGTATTGCTAGTGGATTAGAAGCGATGTTTGGTGTTACTTGTGAACTGGATTACAAAAATGATTACCCAGTTTTAAACAATGATGAAGCTTTAACGGACTTTGTTGTTAAATCACTGAAAGATGCAGCTATCCCAGAAGTAACAGATATCGTTCGCTGTGAACCGCAACCGCCATCCGAAGATTTTGCTTATTATGCAAAAGAACGTCCAAGCGTATTTTTCTATGTTGGAGCTATGCCAGCAGATGGACATTATTATCCGCATCATCATCCAAAATTCGACATTAATGAAGACGCGCTTTTAATTGCATCAAAAGCAATGGGAGCTTGTGTCCTAGATTACTTAAAAGGAGAGAATAACTAA
- a CDS encoding MFS transporter: protein MNQVKEKHSLLVLLVLFLGYTSVYVDKYTIGISLVSVSQDLGFDPSQKGLILSAFFLGYTIFQIPMGYLNNKIGARPVLGISIIIVGLFLAIFGFGYSLLFLVVVRFLSGALGHAGYPPSISNYISLHIPLTKRGFAQSAMLASSGFAAFIGPLLIAPLLLSMGWRNTYYVMGVIVILIGLLILAVVPKSSTTELKNQKEKIKVPFSELIKDSQLWILLLSALFINAANYGLTSWLASYLNEARGLAISQVSYISSLAGICILIAGILGGYFISRFFEGKEKIVIFIFCLLGAFSVYGVYLFNQLTLSIICLCLCNIFLIMAFTTLMGLPHKLFKQSHIATKYAAINSGGVLGGFFAPMIIGDLVDATNSYQSAFLFLALTLLISGLIVLAIKKRQIEIK from the coding sequence ATGAATCAGGTAAAAGAAAAACATTCACTATTAGTTTTACTTGTTCTGTTTTTAGGATATACCAGTGTATATGTGGATAAGTATACTATCGGAATTTCTTTAGTGTCCGTCTCTCAAGATTTAGGGTTTGATCCCAGTCAGAAAGGGCTAATTTTAAGTGCCTTCTTTTTAGGGTACACGATTTTCCAAATTCCGATGGGCTATTTAAACAATAAAATTGGTGCTCGTCCAGTACTCGGTATATCGATTATAATTGTAGGGTTGTTTCTTGCTATCTTTGGATTTGGCTACTCTTTACTATTTTTAGTAGTAGTACGTTTTTTATCAGGAGCACTTGGTCATGCTGGATATCCCCCATCGATTAGTAATTATATATCTCTTCACATTCCACTAACTAAAAGAGGTTTTGCTCAATCAGCCATGCTTGCTTCATCTGGTTTTGCTGCATTTATCGGTCCGCTACTAATCGCGCCTCTTTTACTCTCGATGGGATGGAGAAATACGTATTATGTCATGGGAGTAATCGTCATATTGATTGGCTTACTGATTTTGGCTGTCGTTCCTAAGTCATCAACGACAGAATTGAAAAATCAAAAGGAGAAAATAAAAGTACCATTTTCAGAGCTAATAAAAGATTCGCAGCTTTGGATTTTGCTACTATCTGCATTATTTATTAATGCGGCAAATTACGGTTTAACTAGCTGGTTAGCATCTTATTTGAATGAAGCAAGAGGGCTTGCAATTAGCCAAGTTAGTTATATTAGTTCATTAGCGGGAATTTGTATTTTAATTGCAGGTATACTCGGCGGTTACTTCATCAGTCGCTTTTTTGAAGGCAAAGAAAAAATAGTCATCTTTATTTTCTGCCTTTTAGGAGCATTTTCAGTGTATGGTGTATATTTATTTAATCAACTAACACTTTCGATTATTTGTCTCTGCCTTTGTAATATCTTCCTCATTATGGCATTTACAACCTTAATGGGCTTACCACATAAGTTATTCAAACAAAGTCATATTGCAACTAAATATGCGGCAATCAACTCAGGTGGTGTCTTAGGCGGCTTTTTTGCGCCAATGATTATTGGTGATTTGGTTGATGCGACAAACTCTTACCAATCAGCCTTTCTATTCTTAGCACTAACTTTATTAATATCAGGGTTAATTGTACTAGCAATCAAAAAAAGACAAATAGAAATTAAATAA
- a CDS encoding amidohydrolase, with translation MRTQLMKMLDERKDEIIQIRRHLHENPELSFHETETAKYIQDFYKGKDIEVATDVGNGHAVVVTIKGGKPGKTIALRADFDALPVTEETGLPFKSKNDGVMHACGHDGHTAYMLVLADCLISLKENIPGVIKIVHQHAEETPPGGAKSVVESGVLDDVDQIFGIHVFPFGDSGEVYYHSGYSMAGRTYFKLKIQGVGGHGSSPHMANDAIVASAYFVTAVQTIISRRLNPFDTGVVTIGSFDGKGSFNVIKDAVELEGDVRYMNTENRNKIDAEIHRIVAGIEAMFGVTTELTYTNDYPPLYNDPNVTEQVVASLQKGVGEYLTAVSEYDMLSGSEDFAYYLEKIPGVFFYIGAKPKNTEQAYFNHHPKFDIDEDALLVAAKSVAEVVLDYYKLD, from the coding sequence ATGCGCACTCAATTAATGAAAATGCTCGATGAAAGAAAAGATGAAATTATTCAAATTAGACGTCATTTACACGAGAATCCAGAACTATCTTTTCATGAAACAGAGACGGCAAAATACATTCAAGATTTTTACAAAGGAAAAGATATCGAAGTAGCAACAGATGTTGGTAATGGACATGCGGTTGTTGTTACAATCAAGGGTGGGAAACCTGGTAAAACAATTGCATTACGTGCTGATTTTGATGCACTTCCCGTAACAGAAGAAACGGGGCTTCCTTTTAAATCCAAAAATGATGGGGTCATGCATGCGTGTGGACATGATGGGCATACCGCATATATGCTTGTATTAGCAGACTGCTTAATTTCTCTAAAAGAAAATATTCCGGGCGTCATTAAAATAGTTCATCAACATGCCGAAGAAACGCCACCTGGTGGAGCAAAAAGTGTGGTAGAGTCTGGTGTTTTAGATGATGTCGATCAAATTTTTGGCATTCATGTCTTTCCGTTTGGTGATTCCGGCGAAGTATATTATCATAGTGGTTACTCCATGGCAGGTCGCACCTACTTTAAATTGAAAATTCAAGGTGTTGGTGGACACGGTTCCTCGCCACATATGGCAAATGATGCGATTGTAGCAAGTGCTTATTTTGTAACTGCGGTTCAAACCATTATAAGTCGACGTTTAAATCCGTTTGATACTGGTGTTGTTACTATTGGTTCTTTTGACGGAAAAGGAAGTTTCAATGTTATTAAAGATGCGGTAGAACTTGAAGGCGATGTCCGCTATATGAATACCGAAAATCGTAATAAAATTGATGCGGAAATCCATCGAATTGTTGCTGGGATTGAAGCTATGTTTGGCGTGACAACTGAATTAACATACACCAATGACTACCCACCGCTTTACAATGACCCAAATGTGACCGAACAAGTAGTAGCTAGTTTGCAAAAAGGTGTAGGGGAATATTTAACAGCTGTTTCTGAATACGATATGCTCTCAGGGTCAGAAGATTTTGCTTATTATTTAGAAAAAATTCCTGGCGTATTTTTCTATATTGGAGCGAAACCTAAAAACACGGAGCAAGCTTACTTTAATCACCATCCAAAATTTGATATTGATGAAGACGCACTATTAGTTGCTGCGAAATCTGTCGCCGAAGTAGTATTAGATTACTACAAACTGGACTGA